The DNA window gggcggtagaggttcccattccttcagaggtggttgtgaaaatgggttcagtgtgagcggagtagaagactgttgcccagaggatgtggatgcgccctcagtcgaggaggtggacaagcttgcgggggcggtagaggttcccattccttgagaggtggttgtgaaaatgggttcagtgtgatagaggtagaagttagaagactgttgcccagaggatgtggatgcgccctcagtcgaggaggtggacaagcttgcgggggcggtagaggttcccattccttgagaggtggttgtgaaaatgggttcagtgtgagAGGTAGAGGAAGaagttgatgtagaagactgttgcccagaggatgtggatgcgccctcagtcgaggaggtggacaagcttgcgggggcggtagaggttcccattccttcagaggtggttgtgaaaatgggttcagtgtgatGAAGTAGAGGAAGaagttgatgtagaagactgttgcccagaggatgtggatgcgccctcagtcgaggaggtggacaagcttgcgggggcgggcaggagaggttcccattccttcagaggtggttgtgaaaatgggctCAGTGTGACTAGAGGTAGAgggaagaggagttgatgtagaagactgttgcccagaggatgtggatgggCCCGCAGTCgacgaggtggacaagcttgcgggggcggtagaggttcccattccttgagaggtggttgtggaaatgggttcagtgtggCTGGAGGTAGAgggaagaggagttgatgtagaagactgttccccagaggatgtggatgggCCCGCAGTCgacgaggtggacaagcttgcgggggcggtagaggttcccattccttgagAGGTGGTTGTGGAAATGGGCTCAGTGTGACTAGAGGTAGAgggaagaggagttgatgtagaagactgttccccagaggatgtggatgggCCCGCAGTCgacgaggtggacaagcttgcgggggcggtagaggttcccattccttcagaggtggttgtgaaaatgggttcagtgtgagtggaagtagaagactgttgcccagaggatgtggatgcacCTTCAGTCgacgaggtggacaagcttgcggggtcggtagaggttcccattccttcagaggtggttgtgaaaatgggttcagtgtgagtggaagtagaggaaagaggagttgatgtagaagactgttgcccagaggatgtggatgcgccctcagtcgacgaggtggacaagcttgcgggggggcggtagaggttcccattccttcagaggtggttgtgaaaatgggttcagtgtgagcggaagtagaagactgttgcccagaggatgtggatgcgccctcagtcgaggaggtggacaagcttgcgggggcggtagaggttcccattccttcagaggtggttgtgaaaatgggttcagtgtgacTAGAGGTAGAgggaagaggagttgatgtagaagactgttgcccagaggatgtggatgcgccctcagtcgaggaggtggacaagcttgcgggggcggtagaggttcccattccttcagaggtggttgtgaaaatgggctCAGTGTGACTAGAGGTAGAgggaagaggagttgatgtagaagactgttgcccagaggatgtggatgcgccctcagtcgaggagatggacaagcttgcgggggcggtagaggttcccattccttgagAGGTGGTTGTGGAAATGGGCTCAGTGTGACTAGAGGTAGAgggaagaggagttgatgtagaagactgttccccagaggatgtggatgcgccctcagtcgaggagatggacaagcttgcgggggcggtagaggttcccattccttgagAGGTGGTTGTGGAAATGGGCTCAGTGTGACTAGAGGTAGAgggaagaggagttgatgtagaagactgttccccagaggatgtggatgcgccctcagtcgaggagatggacaagcttgcggggggcggtagaggttcccattccttgagAGGTGGTTGTGGAAATGGGCTCAGTGTGACTAGAGGTAGAgggaagaggagttgatgtagaagactgttccccagaggatgtggatgcgccctcagtcgaggagatggacaagcttgcggggggcggtagaggttcccattccttgagAGGTGGTTGTGGAAATGGGCTCAGTGTGACTAGAGGTAGAgggaagaggagttgatgtagaagactgttccccagaggatgtggatgcgccctcagtcgaggagatggacaagcttgcgggggcggtagaggttcccattccttgagAGGTGGTTGTGGAAATGGGCTCAGTGTGACTAGAGGTAGAgggaagaggagttgatgtagaagactgttccccagaggatgtggatgcgccctcagtcgacgaggtggacaagcttgcgggggtggtagaggttcccattccttgagaggtggttggaaaatgggttcagtgtgagGGAAAGAGGAGTTGAAtcccagaggatgtggatgcgccctcagtcgagaggtggacaagcttgcgggggcggtagaggCTCCCATTCTttgagaggtggttgtgaaaatgggttcagtgtgagtggaagtagaggaaagaggagttgatgtagaagactgttgcccagaggatgtggatgcgccctcagtcgaggaggtggacaagcttgcgggggcggtagaggttcccattccttgagaggtggttgtggaaatgggttcagtgtgacTGGAGGTAGAgggaagaggagttgatgtagaagactgttgcccagaggatgtggatgcgccctcagtcgacgaggtggacaagcttgcgggggcggtatGCATGGTAGAGGCTCCCATTCTttgagaggtggttgtgaaaatgggttcagtgtgagtggaagtagaggaaagaggagttgatgtagaagactgttgctcagaggatgtggatgcgccctcagtcgatGGGGTGGAAAAGTTTACGGTAGCAATAGAGGTTGAGTCCTGCGTGAAGCTGGTCCAAGTACTCGGGCGTGTTGTACGGCTGAACGATGAAACTCCTAAATTGGATTCAAAAATTCTATGATTCGCATTGCCGACTGTGTTGTGAACAAATGGGTATAACTACCCATGGAAAGCACCGCCagaataaaatattagaaaaatcgAAGCAAGAGCACCTTGGTTTCATGTTGCACGTATAGTCCCCGCTTCGTTATTTTATTGCATCTTAGTgttgaaatattaaaatatttttttacggTGAACGCTGTTGTTGAGATATTCTACTGATCGCCTATAAAAGCTGTCAACTCAAAACAGGACACAAACCTGAGGATGTAGAGGGGCCCAATGACATAGTCGAGGTCAGACCTGTACTTTTCCTTCCTGTTGTTGCACTCCTTGGAGACGAGGAGGAAACGCCTGTGCTTGTAGACTCTGCAGTAGAAAAAGTGACTGAGGTTAGTGTTGCTAATGTCGAAGTCCCACTTGACGTAGCTCTTGTGATTGTAGGCTGTGCAGTGGAGGAAGTGACTGAGGTTGTTGTGGAATTCGGCATTGCTGAGGCTGTGGATGCACCTTCAGTCGACGAGGAGGACAAGCTTGCGGaggcggtagaggttcccattccttgagaggtggttgtggaaatgggttcagtgtgagtggaagtagaggaaagaggagttgatgtagaagactgttccgcagaggatgtggatgcgccctcagtcgatGAGGTGGGCAaacttgcgggggcggtaTGCATGGTAGAGGCTCCTATTCCTTGAGAGGTGGTTGTGgaaatgggttcagtgtggCTGGAGGTAGAgggaagaggagttgatgtagtAGAGTGTTCCGCAAAGGATGTGGGTGCACCCTCAGTCgacgaggtggacaagcttgcgggggcggtagaggttcccattccttcagaggtggttgtgaaaatgggttcagtgtgagcggaagtagaagactgttgcccagaggatgtggatgcgccctcagtcgaggaggtggacaagcttgcgggggcggcagaggttcccattccttcagaggtggttgtgaaaatgggttcagtgtgagcggaagtagaagactgttgcccagaggatgtggatgcgccctcagtcgacagtcgaggaggtggacaagcttgcgggggcggtagaggttcccattccttgagAGGTGGTTGTGGAAATGGGCTCAGTGTGACTAGAGGTAGAgggaagaggagttgatgtagaagactgtcccccagaggatgtggatgcgccctcagtcgacgaggtggacaagcttgcgggggcggtatGCATGGTAGAGGCTCCTATTCCTTGAGAGGTGGTTGTGgaaatgggttcagtgtggCTGGAGGTAGAgggaagaggagttgatgtagtAGAGTGTTCCGCAAAGGATGTGGGTGCACCCTCAGTCgacgaggtggacaagcttgcgggggcggtagaggttcccattccttcagaggtggttgtgaaaatgggttcagtgtgagcggaagtagaagactgttgcccagaggatgtggatgcgccctcagtcgaggaggtggacaagcttgcgggggcggcagaggttcccattccttcagaggtggttgtgaaaatgggttcagtgtgaggggaagtagaagactgttgcccagaggatgtggatgcgccctcagtcgaggaggtggacaagcttgcgggggcggtagaggttcccattccttgagaggtggttgtgaaaatgggctCAGTGTGACTAGAGGTAGAGGtaagaggagttgatgtagaagactgtcccccagaggatgtggatgcgccctcagtcgacgaggtggacaagcttgcgggggcggtatGCATGGTAGAGGCTCCCATTCCTTGAGAGGTGGTTGTGGAAATGGGCTCAGTGTGACTAGAGGTAGAgggaagaggagttgatgtagaagactgttcCCCAGAAGCTGTGGATGGGCCCGCAGTCgacgaggtggacaagcttgcgggggcggtagaggttcccattccttagaggtggttgtgaaaatgggttcagtgtgagGAAGTAGAGGGAAGTATtagaagactgttgcccagaggatgtggatgcgccctcagtcgaggaggtggacaagcttgcgggggcggtagaggttcccattccttcagaggtggttgtgaaaatgggttcagtgtgagcggaagtagaagactgttgcccagaggatgtggatgggCCCGCAGTCgacgaggtggacaagcttgcgggggcggtatGCAtggtagaggttcccattctttgagaggtggttgtgaaaatgggttcagtgtgagcAAATGGAGGTAGAgggaagaggagttgatgtagtAGACTGTTCCGCAaaggatgtggatgcgccctcagtcgacgaggtggacaagcttgcgggggcggtagaggttcccattccttcagaggtggttgtgaaaatgggttcagtgtgagcGGAAGTAagaagactgttgcccagaggatgtggatgcgccctcagtcgaggaggtggacaagcttgcgggggcggtagaggttcccattccttcagaggtggttgtgaaaatgggttcagtgtgagcGGAAGTAGAGAAagaagactgttgcccagaggatgtggatgcgccctcagtcgaggaggtggacaagcttgcgggggcggcagaggttcccattccttcagaggtggttgtgaaaatgggttcagtgtgagcggaagaaatagaagacgttgcccagaggatgtggatgcgccctcagtcgaggaggtggacaagcttgcgggggcgtagaggttcccattccttcagaggtggttgtgaaaatgggttcagtgtgagAGAGGAAAGAGGGtatgtagaagactgttgcccagaggatgtggatgcgccctcagtcgacgaggtggacaagcttgcggggcggtagaggttcccattccttcagaggtggttgtgaaaatgggttcagtgtgagcGGAAGTAGAGGAAGATGGTAGAAGATAaaggatgtggatgcgccctcagtcgagaggtggacaagcttgcgggggcggtagagctcccattccttgagaggtggttgtgaaaatgggttcagtgtggCTAGAGGTAGAgggaagaggagttgatgtagaagactgttgcccagaggatgtggatgcgccctcagtcgaggaggtggacaagcttgcgggggcggtagaggttcccattccttcagaggtggttgtgaaaatgggttcagtgtgagcggaagtagaagactgttgcccagaggatgtggatgcgccctcagtcgaggaggtggacaagcttgcgggggcggcagaggttcccattccttcagaggtggttgtgaaaatgggttcagtgtgagcGGAAGTAGAGAAGAGGTTgaagactgttgcccagaagatgtggatgcgccctcagtcgacgaggtggacaagcttgcgggggcggtagaggttcccattccttcagaggtggttgtgaaaatgggttcagtgtgagcggaagtagaagactgttgcccagaggatgtggatgcgccctcagtcgaggaggtggacaagcttgcgggggcggtagaggttcccattccttgagaggtggttgtgaaaatgggttcagtgtgacTGGAAGTAGAgggaagaggagttgatgtagaagactgttccccagaggatgtggatgggCCCGCAGTCgacgaggtggacaagcttgcgggggcggtagaggttcccattccttgagaggtggttgtgaaaatgggttcagtgtgagcGGAAGTAGAGAAGAGAGTTGATGTAGTAGAGTGTTCCGCAAAGGATGTGGATGCACCCTCAGTCgacgaggtggacaagcttgcgggggcggtagaggttcccattccttcagaggtggttgtgaaaatgggttcagtgtgagcggaagtagaagactgttgcccagaggatgtggatgcgccctcagtcgaggaGGAAAAGCggggcggtagaggttcccattccttgagaggtggttgtggaaatgggttcagtgtgagcTGGAAGTAGAgggaagaggagttgatgtagagagactgttgcccagaggatgtggatgcacCCTCAGTCgacgaggtggacaagcttgcggaggcggtagaggttcccattccttcagtggtggttgtgaaaatgggttcagtgtggCTGGAGGTAGAgggaagaggagttgatgtagtAGAGTGTTCCGCAAAGGATGTGGATGCACCCTCAGTCgacgaggtggacaagcttgcgggggcggtagaggttcccattccttcagaggtggttgtgaaaatgggttcagtgtgagcggaagtagaagactgttgcccagagggtgtggatgcgccctcagtcgagaggtggacaagcttgcgggggcggagaggttcccattccttcagaggtggttgtgaaaatgggttcagtgtgagcggaagtagaagactgttgcccagagggtgtggatgcgccctcagtcgaggaggtggacaagcttgcgggggcggcagaggttcccattccttcagaggtggttgtgaaaatgggttcagtgtgagcggaagtagaagactgttgcccagaggatgtggatgcacCTTCAGTCGACGAGGACAAGCTTGCGGaggcggtagaggttcccattccttcagaggtggttgtgaaaatgggttcagtgtgagtggaagtagaggaaagaggagttgatgtagaagactgttccccagaggatgtggatgcgccctcagtcgatGAGGTGGGCAaacttgcgggggcggtaTGCAtggtagaggttcccattccttgagaggtggttgtggaaatgggttcagtgtgagtGGAAGTAGAgggaagaggagttgatgtagtAGAGTGTTCCCCAGAAGCTGTGGATGGGCCCGCAGTCgacgaggtggacaagcttgcgggggcggtagaggttcccattccttcagaggtggttgtgaaaatgggttcagtgtgagcggaagtagaagactgttgcccagaggatgtggatgcgccctcagtcgaggaggtggacaagcttgcgggggcggcagaggttcccattccttcagaggtggttgtgaaaatgggttcagtgtgagcggaagtagaagactgttccccagaggatgtggatgcgccctcagtcgacgaggtggacaagcttgtgggggcggtagaggttcccatttcttcagaggtggttgtgaaaatgggttcagtgtgagtggaagtagaggaaagaggagttgatgtagtAGAGTGTTCCGCAaaggatgtggatgcgccctcagccgacaaggtggacaagcttgcggtaGCAGTAGATGTTGAGTCCTTTGTGAAGCTGGTCCAAGTACTCGGGAGTTTTGTACGGCTGAACGATGAAACCCCTAAATTGCATTGAGAGGTtatactgttttcttttttcaacgatttttGTCACCATTACAGAAAGCGCTTTAATCAGCCTTCagcgatttttttaattttttttcttctgagtgAAATGTTGAGTTTGCTTAGTCATTACAGGGAGTTCGTCTGCTGGCAAGCGACAGACAAGAGGAATCATCCCAACCATGTTACGATACTTCTTTACTTCCATAATACCTCCGTGTGAGGTTTCTAGTGCTGTGGCTGTAGCATATTTTTGAgtactacatacatacatacatacatacatacacacatacatacatacatacatacatacatacatacatacatacacacacatacatacacacatacatacatacatacatacatacatacatacatacatacatacatacatacataggcGACGTATATttgtctgattgctacctacATGTGGTGGCCGTGCTTTAACTAAACACTATCAGTCGTTCGTCGTAGGCGCTACATAACCCACACCCGTtgtatggcgaaagattcccgtGCTGTCGttcagcacctttttgcaatgcaCGGGAATCGATATCTCCAAAGCTTATAGCaagaaaggtcaactgcctgaagggggCATGGAATgcttggcaacaaccattaaTTTCGTCACGCTGGACTGCCGACCACTATTGAGTGAATTCTAACAAATCGCCCTGTCCAGGCTTTTACGATTTCTCTGTGCGCCGTTTGCTGCGCTGCAGGGAACATGCATCAGAGACCTTCCCATTGTCAGAATCggaaattacaccatatactgcggcgatgccgATGAAAGGAAAGGTGGCTGCGCCAtggctgtgaggaacgattataGCAttctggtg is part of the Necator americanus strain Aroian chromosome V, whole genome shotgun sequence genome and encodes:
- a CDS encoding hypothetical protein (NECATOR_CHRV.G18039.T1), yielding MGTSTAPASLSISSTEGASTSSGEQSSTSTPLPSTSSHTEPISTTTSQGMGTSTAPASLSISSTEGASTSSGQQSSTSTPLPSTSSHTEPIFTTTSEGMGTSTAPASLSTSSTEGASTSSGQQSSTSTPLPSTSSHTEPIFTTTSEGMGTSTAPASLSTSSTEGASTSSGQQSSTSAHTEPIFTTTSEGMGTSTAPPQACPPRRLRAHPHPLGNSLLHQLLFPLLPLTLNPFSQPPLKEWEPLPTPQACPPRRLKVHPHPLGNSLLLPLTLNPFSQPPLKEWEPLPPPQACPPRRLRAHPHPLGNSLLHQLLFPLPLVTLSPFPQPPLKEWEPLPPPQACPPRRLRAHPHPLGNSLLHQLLFPLPPATLNPFPQPPLKEWEPLPPPQACPPRRLRAHPHPLGNSLLHQLLFPLPLVTLSPFSQPPLKEWEPLLPAPASLSTSSTEGASTSSGQQSSTSTSSSTSSH
- a CDS encoding hypothetical protein (NECATOR_CHRV.G18041.T1): MEVKKYRNMVGMIPLVCRLPADELPGFHRSAVQNSRVLGPASQRTQHLLLPQACPPCRLRAHPHPLRNTLLHQLLFPLLPLTLNPFSQPPLKKWEPLPPPQACPPRRLRAHPHPLGNSLLLPLTLNPFSQPPLKEWEPLPPPQACPPPRLRAHPHPLGNSLLLPLTLNPFSQPPLKEWEPLPPPQACPPRRLRAHPQLLGNTLLHQLLFPLLPLTLNPFPQPPLKEWEPLPCIPPPQVCPPHRLRAHPHPLGNSLLHQLLFPLLPLTLNPFSQPPLKEWEPLPPPQACPRRLKVHPHPLGNSLLLPLTLNPFSQPPLKEWEPLPPPQACPPPRLRAHPHPLGNSLLLPLTLNPFSQPPLKEWEPLRPRKLVHLSTEGASTPSGQQSSTSAHTEPIFTTTSEGMGTSTAPASLSTSSTEGASTSFAEHSTTSTPLPSTSSHTEPIFTTTTEGMGTSTASASLSTSSTEGASTSSGQQSLYINSSSLYFQLTLNPFPQPPLKEWEPLPPRFSSSTEGASTSSGQQSSTSAHTEPIFTTTSEGMGTSTAPASLSTSSTEGASTSFAEHSTTSTLFSTSAHTEPIFTTTSQGMGTSTAPASLSTSSTAGPSTSSGEQSSTSTPLPSTSSHTEPIFTTTSQGMGTSTAPASLSTSSTEGASTSSGQQSSTSAHTEPIFTTTSEGMGTSTAPASLSTSSTEGASTSSGQQSSTSSLLPLTLNPFSQPPLKEWEPLPPPQACPPPRLRAHPHPLGNSLLLPLTLNPFSQPPLKEWEPLPPPQACPPPRLRAHPHPLGNSLLHQLLFPLPLATLNPFSQPPLKEWELYRPRKLVHLSTEGASTSFIFYHLPLLPLTLNPFSQPPLKEWEPLPPRKLEWEPLPPPQACPPRRLRAHPQLLGNSLLHQLLFPLPLVTLSPFPQPPLKEWEPLPCIPPPQACPPRRLRAHPHPLGDSLLHQLLLPLPLVTLSPFSQPPLKEWEPLPPPQACPPPRLRAHPHPLGNSLLLPLTLNPFSQPPLKEWEPLPPPQACPPPRLRAHPHPLGNSLLLPLTLNPFSQPPLKEWEPLPPPQACPPRRLREPLPCIPPPQACPPRRLRAHPHPLGDSLLHQLLFPLPLVTLSPFPQPPLKEWEPLPPPQACPPPRLSTEGASTSSGQQSSTSAHTEPIFTTTSEGMGTSAAPASLSTSSTEGASTSSGQQSSTSAHTEPIFTTTSEGMGTSTAPASLSTSSTEGAPTSFAEHSTTSTPLPSTSSHTEPISTTTSQGIGASTMHTAPASLPTSSTEGASTSSAEQSSTSTPLSSTSTHTEPISTTTSQGMGTSTASASLSSSSTEGASTASAMPNSTTTSVTSSTAQPTITRATSSGTSTLATLTSVTFSTAESTSTGVSSSSPRSATTGRKSTGLTSTMSLGPSTSSGVSSFSRTTRPSTWTSFTQDSTSIATVNFSTPSTEGASTSSEQQSSTSTPLSSTSTHTEPIFTTTSQRMGASTMHTAPASLSTSSTEGASTSSGQQSSTSTPLPSTSSHTEPISTTTSQGMGTSTAPASLSTSSTEGASTSSGQQSSTSTPLSSTSTHTEPIFTTTSQRMGASTAPASLSTSRLRAHPHPLGFNSSFPHTEPIFQPPLKEWEPLPPPQACPPRRLRAHPHPLGNSLLHQLLFPLPLVTLSPFPQPPLKEWEPLPPPQACPSPRLRAHPHPLGNSLLHQLLFPLPLVTLSPFPQPPLKEWEPLPPPASLSISSTEGASTSSGEQSSTSTPLPSTSSHTEPISTTTSQGMGTSTAPRKLVHLLD
- a CDS encoding hypothetical protein (NECATOR_CHRV.G18040.T1), with amino-acid sequence MGTSTAPASLSTSSTEGASTSSGQQSSTSTPLSSTSTHTEPIFTTTSQRMGASTAPASLSTSRLRAHPHPLGFNSSFPHTEPIFQPPLKEWEPLPPPQACPPRRLRAHPHPLGNSLLHQLLFPLPLVTLSPFPQPPLKEWEPLPPPQACPSPRLRAHPHPLGNSLLHQLLFPLPLVTLSPFPQPPLKEWEPLPPPASLSISSTEGASTSSGEQSSTSTPLPSTSSHTEPISTTTSQGMGTSTAPRKLVHLLD
- a CDS encoding hypothetical protein (NECATOR_CHRV.G18042.T1); translated protein: MWMRPQSTRWTSLRGRPVLFLPVVALLGDEEETPVLVDSAVEKVTEVSVANVEVPLDVALVIVGCAVEEVTEVVVEFGIAEAVDAPSVDEEDKLAEAVEVPIP
- a CDS encoding hypothetical protein (NECATOR_CHRV.G18041.T2), whose product is MEVKKYRNMVGMIPLVCRLPADELPGFHRSAVQNSRVLGPASQRTQHLLLPQACPPCRLRAHPHPLRNTLLHQLLFPLLPLTLNPFSQPPLKKWEPLPPPQACPPRRLRAHPHPLGNSLLLPLTLNPFSQPPLKEWEPLPPPQACPPPRLRAHPHPLGNSLLLPLTLNPFSQPPLKEWEPLPPPQACPPRRLRAHPQLLGNTLLHQLLFPLLPLTLNPFPQPPLKEWEPLPCIPPPQVCPPHRLRAHPHPLGNSLLHQLLFPLLPLTLNPFSQPPLKEWEPLPPPQACPRRLKVHPHPLGNSLLLPLTLNPFSQPPLKEWEPLPPPQACPPPRLRAHPHPLGNSLLLPLTLNPFSQPPLKEWEPLRPRKLVHLSTEGASTPSGQQSSTSAHTEPIFTTTSEGMGTSTAPASLSTSSTEGASTSFAEHSTTSTPLPSTSSHTEPIFTTTTEGMGTSTASASLSTSSTEGASTSSGQQSLYINSSSLYFQLTLNPFPQPPLKEWEPLPPRFSSSTEGASTSSGQQSSTSAHTEPIFTTTSEGMGTSTAPASLSTSSTEGASTSFAEHSTTSTLFSTSAHTEPIFTTTSQGMGTSTAPASLSTSSTAGPSTSSGEQSSTSTPLPSTSSHTEPIFTTTSQGMGTSTAPASLSTSSTEGASTSSGQQSSTSAHTEPIFTTTSEGMGTSTAPASLSTSSTEGASTSSGQQSSTSSLLPLTLNPFSQPPLKEWEPLPPPQACPPPRLRAHPHPLGNSLLLPLTLNPFSQPPLKEWEPLPPPQACPPPRLRAHPHPLGNSLLHQLLFPLPLATLNPFSQPPLKEWELYRPRKLVHLSTEGASTSFIFYHLPLLPLTLNPFSQPPLKEWEPLPPRKLEWEPLPPPQACPPRRLRAHPQLLGNSLLHQLLFPLPLVTLSPFPQPPLKEWEPLPCIPPPQACPPRRLRAHPHPLGDSLLHQLLLPLPLVTLSPFSQPPLKEWEPLPPPQACPPPRLRAHPHPLGNSLLLPLTLNPFSQPPLKEWEPLPPPQACPPPRLRAHPHPLGNSLLLPLTLNPFSQPPLKEWEPLPPPQACPPRRLRVHPHPLRNTLLHQLLFPLPPATLNPFPQPPLKE
- a CDS encoding hypothetical protein (NECATOR_CHRV.G18041.T3) — translated: MEVKKYRNMVGMIPLVCRLPADELPGFHRSAVQNSRVLGPASQRTQHLLLPQACPPCRLRAHPHPLRNTLLHQLLFPLLPLTLNPFSQPPLKKWEPLPPPQACPPRRLRAHPHPLGNSLLLPLTLNPFSQPPLKEWEPLPPPQACPPPRLRAHPHPLGNSLLLPLTLNPFSQPPLKEWEPLPPPQACPPRRLRAHPQLLGNTLLHQLLFPLLPLTLNPFPQPPLKEWEPLPCIPPPQVCPPHRLRAHPHPLGNSLLHQLLFPLLPLTLNPFSQPPLKEWEPLPPPQACPRRLKVHPHPLGNSLLLPLTLNPFSQPPLKEWEPLPPPQACPPPRLRAHPHPLGNSLLLPLTLNPFSQPPLKEWEPLRPRKLVHLSTEGASTPSGQQSSTSAHTEPIFTTTSEGMGTSTAPASLSTSSTEGASTSFAEHSTTSTPLPSTSSHTEPIFTTTTEGMGTSTASASLSTSSTEGASTSSGQQSLYINSSSLYFQLTLNPFPQPPLKEWEPLPPRFSSSTEGASTSSGQQSSTSAHTEPIFTTTSEGMGTSTAPASLSTSSTEGASTSFAEHSTTSTLFSTSAHTEPIFTTTSQGMGTSTAPASLSTSSTAGPSTSSGEQSSTSTPLPSTSSHTEPIFTTTSQGMGTSTAPASLSTSSTEGASTSSGQQSSTSAHTEPIFTTTSEGMGTSTAPASLSTSSTEGASTSSGQQSSTSSLLPLTLNPFSQPPLKEWEPLPPPQACPPPRLRAHPHPLGNSLLLPLTLNPFSQPPLKEWEPLPPPQACPPPRLRAHPHPLGNRMGALPPPQACPPLD